The Comamonas endophytica sequence GTGCATGATGATCAGGCCGAAGAGCACCGTGGCGGACACCGCGTGCAGCACGGCGCTGGCGCGCACGATGTCCACCGGCAGGTTCCACCAGGCGCGCCACATCAGCACGCCCGACAGCGTCAGGCCCAGCATCGAGGCGATCAGCAGCCAGAACAGCACCTTCTGGCCGCCGTTGTACTTGTCCTGTTCGGGCATCACATGGTGCTCCTCGGTGACGAGTTTGGGCGCTTCCTTGAGCCACTGGATGTCGTTGGCGCGGATGATGTTCAGCCGCCAGAAGCTGAACACCATCAGCACGAAGCCCAGCGCCATCACCACCCCGATATAGGGGTGCAGGATGCGCGCCCAGGTGCCGCTGCCGAACAGCTGGACCAGCGGGTAGAAGGCCGGGTGGAAGAAAGCCAGGCCCGACGCCGCCAGCAGCACGAAGGTGATCGCCACCAGCCAGTGGTTGGCGCGCTCGCCTGCGCCGTAGCGCTTGAGGTCACGGGGGCTGCGTTTCATTTTGCGTCCTCCTTGTCCAGCATCTGCTGCTCCAGCCGTTCTTCCATGCGTTCCTCCTCGCGCTCGAGTTCCGCGGGCACCTC is a genomic window containing:
- a CDS encoding formate dehydrogenase subunit gamma, translated to MKRSPRDLKRYGAGERANHWLVAITFVLLAASGLAFFHPAFYPLVQLFGSGTWARILHPYIGVVMALGFVLMVFSFWRLNIIRANDIQWLKEAPKLVTEEHHVMPEQDKYNGGQKVLFWLLIASMLGLTLSGVLMWRAWWNLPVDIVRASAVLHAVSATVLFGLIIMHIYAAIWTRGTIRAMVYGTVNRAWAKYHHPLWYRRMTGEKD